A DNA window from Deinococcus seoulensis contains the following coding sequences:
- a CDS encoding NAD(P)H-dependent glycerol-3-phosphate dehydrogenase: MLGLPVLGAGGWGTALAVNAARNGPVTLWARREAFAAELDRERVNAEYLPGVTLPANLRVTPDLAGAVAGAGFALVVVPSVGVPDLLAGLPRGLGVVLCAKGLGPDGGQLTVLARRLGFGRVAVLSGPNHAEEVGRGLPAATVVASRDAAFAQEVQAALMTPALRVYTSPDETGVELGGVLKNVVALAAGMVDGLRLGDNAKAALITRGLREMDRYLRAVGGQEDTVYGLSGLGDLVTTATSRHSRNRAAGEAIALGEHPGQGGKVVEGLRTAGLLDAWAQAQGVDLPIVRAVAQVAAGAWTPQAALAELMTRDAKPEHLD, translated from the coding sequence ATGCTGGGCCTGCCGGTGCTGGGCGCGGGCGGCTGGGGTACGGCGCTGGCGGTGAACGCGGCGCGCAACGGCCCGGTGACCCTGTGGGCGCGGCGGGAGGCGTTCGCGGCCGAACTGGACCGCGAGCGGGTGAACGCGGAGTACCTGCCGGGCGTGACGCTGCCCGCGAACCTGCGGGTCACGCCGGACCTCGCGGGGGCGGTGGCGGGAGCAGGGTTCGCGCTGGTGGTCGTGCCGAGCGTGGGCGTGCCGGACCTGCTGGCCGGGCTGCCGCGCGGGCTGGGCGTGGTGCTGTGCGCCAAGGGCCTGGGACCGGACGGGGGGCAGTTGACGGTCCTGGCACGCCGCCTGGGCTTCGGGCGGGTGGCGGTCCTGAGCGGCCCGAATCACGCCGAGGAGGTCGGGCGGGGCCTGCCGGCCGCGACGGTCGTCGCCAGCCGGGACGCGGCGTTCGCGCAGGAGGTGCAGGCGGCCCTGATGACCCCGGCGCTGCGGGTGTACACCAGTCCCGACGAGACGGGCGTGGAACTGGGCGGCGTGCTGAAGAACGTGGTGGCGCTCGCGGCGGGCATGGTGGACGGCCTGCGGCTGGGTGACAACGCCAAGGCGGCGCTGATCACGCGCGGTCTGCGCGAGATGGACCGGTACCTGCGCGCCGTGGGCGGCCAGGAGGACACGGTGTACGGCCTGAGCGGTCTGGGTGATCTGGTGACCACGGCCACCAGTCGCCACAGCCGGAACCGCGCGGCGGGTGAGGCGATCGCGCTGGGCGAGCATCCCGGTCAGGGGGGGAAGGTCGTGGAGGGGCTGCGCACGGCGGGCCTGCTGGACGCCTGGGCGCAGGCGCAGGGGGTGGACCTGCCGATCGTGCGGGCGGTCGCGCAGGTCGCGGCGGGCGCGTGGACACCGCAGGCGGCGCTGGCGGAACTGATGACGCGCGACGCGAAACCCGAACACCTCGACTGA
- a CDS encoding type II secretion system protein produces MLIVIAIIGVLAAVLVPNALAARNKGHDGVTGSYGKHMLGYATSWLTNDPSNKTADLPADCADALYVQEGASATWPQSVVTCEVLQVGTDGYAVKVKSLSGREFTFSN; encoded by the coding sequence TTGCTGATCGTCATTGCCATCATCGGTGTGCTGGCGGCTGTGCTCGTGCCTAACGCGCTGGCTGCGCGGAACAAGGGGCATGATGGCGTGACCGGAAGTTACGGCAAGCACATGCTGGGGTACGCCACCTCCTGGCTGACGAACGACCCGTCGAACAAGACGGCGGACCTTCCAGCCGATTGTGCGGATGCTCTGTACGTTCAGGAGGGTGCCTCAGCCACTTGGCCTCAGTCGGTGGTGACCTGCGAGGTCCTTCAGGTCGGCACTGACGGTTACGCCGTGAAGGTCAAATCGCTTTCTGGGCGTGAGTTCACGTTCAGCAATTGA
- the dnaB gene encoding replicative DNA helicase: MELTPRVPPHSNDAEISVLGSILLDNDTLNQLGDSVAPEMFYREGHRKIFTAMRTLQERGEPVDLVTLSEDLRVKGQLDEVGGLTYLIGLSDQVPTAAYAEHYARIVQEKHTLRALISASGKAMQLAYEGQLPLEDLLDRAEKMIFEVAEQKKKGEAYQAMNEVVTETFEYITLLHQNKGIPDGVSSGFRDLDEQISGLQKGSLNVLAARPSMGKTAFALSIAQNVALRGEKAVAVFSLEMPAVQLALRMLCSEARVDMNRIRSGQLNERDFERLAHAAGRLADAPMIIDDEADLTLNGLRSKLRRIAAQHGQLGLVVIDYLQLMSGGKSSGGSDNRQQEISTISRGLKGLAREMEVPIIVLSQLSRAVEQRPNHRPMLSDLRESGAIEQDADIVMFIYRDEYYNKETDQQGIAEIIIGKQRNGPVGTVKLQFHSSHVRFNDLAPEGV, from the coding sequence TTGGAACTCACGCCGCGCGTTCCGCCGCACAGTAACGACGCTGAAATCAGCGTGCTGGGCAGCATTCTGCTCGATAACGACACTTTGAATCAGCTGGGGGATTCGGTCGCTCCGGAGATGTTCTACCGCGAGGGGCACCGCAAGATCTTCACGGCCATGCGCACCCTGCAGGAGCGGGGTGAGCCGGTGGACCTCGTGACGCTCAGCGAGGACCTGCGCGTGAAGGGGCAACTGGACGAGGTGGGCGGCCTGACGTACCTGATCGGCCTGTCGGATCAGGTGCCCACCGCCGCGTACGCGGAGCATTACGCGCGCATCGTGCAGGAGAAACACACGCTGCGCGCCCTGATCAGTGCGTCCGGGAAGGCGATGCAGCTGGCGTACGAGGGACAGTTGCCGCTGGAGGACCTGCTGGACCGCGCCGAGAAGATGATCTTCGAGGTGGCCGAGCAGAAGAAGAAAGGCGAGGCGTACCAGGCGATGAACGAGGTCGTCACCGAGACCTTCGAGTACATCACGCTGCTCCACCAGAACAAGGGCATCCCCGACGGCGTGAGCAGCGGTTTCCGTGACCTGGACGAGCAGATCAGCGGATTGCAGAAGGGCAGCCTGAACGTGCTGGCGGCGCGTCCCTCGATGGGGAAGACGGCGTTCGCGCTGTCCATCGCGCAGAACGTGGCGTTGCGTGGCGAGAAGGCGGTCGCGGTGTTCAGTCTGGAGATGCCGGCGGTGCAGCTGGCCCTGCGCATGCTGTGCAGTGAGGCGCGGGTGGACATGAACCGCATCCGGAGTGGGCAGCTGAACGAGCGTGATTTCGAGCGGTTGGCGCACGCGGCGGGTCGTCTGGCGGACGCGCCGATGATCATTGACGACGAGGCGGATCTGACGTTGAACGGTCTGCGCAGCAAATTGCGCCGGATCGCGGCGCAGCACGGGCAGCTGGGGCTGGTGGTGATCGATTACCTGCAGCTGATGTCGGGCGGTAAGAGCAGTGGCGGCAGTGATAACCGGCAGCAGGAGATCAGTACGATTTCGCGTGGTCTGAAGGGTCTGGCGCGTGAGATGGAGGTGCCGATCATCGTGTTGTCGCAGCTGTCGCGCGCGGTCGAGCAGCGTCCGAATCACCGGCCGATGCTGTCGGACCTGCGTGAGTCGGGGGCGATCGAGCAGGACGCGGATATCGTGATGTTCATCTACCGTGACGAGTACTACAACAAGGAGACGGATCAGCAGGGCATCGCGGAAATCATCATCGGGAAGCAGCGTAACGGGCCGGTCGGCACGGTGAAGTTGCAGTTTCACAGTTCGCACGTACGGTTCAATGATCTTGCGCCGGAGGGAGTGTAA
- a CDS encoding DUF1802 family protein — MSAALSALKEWDTQSRLLTQGTLSLLVRKGGIMETHDGFEVEHRSFLLYPTFLHQNPVELQPQYQSLLRDDPQPGVIGFPALAEVVAVHKVESLEQALRLESLQALTGAAIERRFQYRNRPWVHALLLRVRPLLEPLSLPESAGMLGCVSWVPLEGVTVRAGEPVVPEDVLEARQLELEQLLA, encoded by the coding sequence ATGTCTGCTGCCCTCTCTGCCCTGAAAGAATGGGACACTCAGTCCCGCCTCCTGACCCAAGGCACTCTCTCTCTCCTGGTTCGGAAGGGTGGGATCATGGAGACGCATGATGGGTTTGAGGTGGAGCACCGCTCGTTCCTGCTGTATCCGACGTTTCTGCACCAGAATCCGGTGGAGCTTCAGCCGCAGTACCAGTCGCTGTTGCGTGATGATCCGCAGCCGGGTGTGATCGGGTTTCCGGCGCTGGCGGAGGTGGTGGCGGTGCATAAGGTCGAGTCGCTGGAGCAGGCCCTCAGGTTGGAGTCTTTGCAGGCGTTGACGGGCGCGGCGATTGAGCGGCGCTTTCAGTACCGCAACCGTCCGTGGGTGCATGCGCTGTTGTTGCGGGTGCGGCCGCTGCTGGAGCCGCTGTCGCTGCCGGAGTCGGCGGGGATGCTGGGCTGCGTGAGCTGGGTGCCGCTGGAGGGCGTGACGGTGCGGGCCGGGGAGCCGGTGGTGCCGGAAGACGTGCTGGAAGCGCGGCAGCTGGAGTTGGAGCAGTTGCTGGCATGA
- a CDS encoding prepilin-type N-terminal cleavage/methylation domain-containing protein, with protein MKNNTQGFTLIELLIVIAIIGILAAVLIPNLLSARTKANESAAQSFVRNTLTAVETSRDSVSGKLDNTKTDCAVLQGKATTDLPAGVTSCSVIYGTKDNYGVTLKMQDNKTFFNYDGESIKKGAAAIAATDLK; from the coding sequence ATGAAGAACAACACCCAGGGCTTCACCCTCATCGAGCTGCTCATCGTCATCGCCATCATCGGCATTCTGGCCGCCGTCCTGATCCCCAACCTGCTCAGCGCCCGCACCAAAGCCAACGAGAGCGCCGCCCAGAGCTTCGTGCGTAACACCCTGACTGCGGTGGAGACGAGCCGTGACAGTGTCAGTGGAAAACTTGATAACACGAAGACGGACTGTGCTGTCCTGCAAGGCAAGGCAACGACTGACCTGCCGGCTGGCGTGACGAGTTGCTCCGTCATCTATGGCACCAAAGACAACTACGGTGTGACCCTGAAGATGCAGGACAACAAGACCTTCTTCAACTATGATGGCGAATCGATCAAGAAAGGCGCCGCTGCCATCGCTGCGACTGACCTGAAATAA
- a CDS encoding class I SAM-dependent DNA methyltransferase, whose amino-acid sequence MQRQPFTALAAVYDAIMADVEYDHWADFVLTFARDGGLDGSGGALDLACGTGGFTRELRAAGLDVTGLDFSEEMLREARARLPGVPFVQGDLRSFALPERFSLVTCVFDSLNNLLTPEDLGAALGRARAHLRPGGLFAFDVNTRVGVRELWEGDAIEGLAPMADGGEVHYHWSHHHDAEADLGVVQAFCRVGELEFVETHRERGYDPADLEPLLAGAGFARWEIVEYPDYAPPEPDAPRVWVFAWAGNE is encoded by the coding sequence ATGCAGAGGCAGCCATTTACGGCGTTGGCCGCCGTGTACGACGCGATCATGGCGGATGTGGAGTACGACCACTGGGCGGACTTCGTGCTGACGTTCGCGCGGGACGGTGGCCTGGATGGGTCGGGGGGCGCGCTGGACCTGGCGTGCGGCACGGGTGGGTTCACGCGGGAGTTACGCGCGGCGGGTCTGGATGTGACGGGCCTGGATTTCAGTGAGGAGATGCTGCGCGAGGCCCGCGCGCGGTTGCCGGGCGTGCCGTTCGTGCAGGGTGACCTGCGGTCGTTCGCGCTGCCGGAACGGTTCTCGCTGGTGACGTGCGTGTTCGACAGTTTGAACAACCTGCTGACGCCGGAGGATCTGGGTGCGGCGCTGGGGCGGGCGCGGGCGCACCTGCGGCCCGGCGGGTTGTTCGCGTTCGACGTGAACACGCGCGTGGGCGTGCGGGAGTTGTGGGAGGGGGACGCGATCGAGGGTCTGGCGCCCATGGCGGACGGCGGCGAGGTGCATTACCACTGGTCTCATCATCATGATGCGGAGGCGGATCTGGGGGTGGTGCAGGCGTTCTGCCGGGTGGGTGAACTGGAGTTCGTGGAGACGCACCGGGAGCGCGGGTACGACCCGGCGGACCTGGAACCGCTGCTGGCGGGGGCGGGGTTCGCGCGGTGGGAGATCGTGGAGTACCCGGATTACGCGCCGCCGGAACCGGACGCGCCGCGCGTGTGGGTGTTCGCCTGGGCGGGGAACGAGTGA
- a CDS encoding diacylglycerol/lipid kinase family protein, whose translation MTAMSSGATPAAPERRSATLIFNAGAGGSEHCTPDDLVAALEGIGFSPVYRSTGCEDDLDAALADVRGAVFVAGGDGTVRAVAVRLAGREGVTLGVIPMGTANNVARTLGVQGEPLDVIAGYAGAGVRPFDLGRVTAPWGEDLFLEACGCGAFADVLAEYDPEGGKSPLRAVQALTATLTEFDPPPVALCVDGVPEPEVPLALLEVMNTNATGPRLRLATHADPGDGRLDVVRIDAGAREGLLAYLAALARDEFTDLESVQVDRAGVVEIPYVGQAFHVDAEVRPPVQGASGRVRIEVWAGALSVLVPGAGA comes from the coding sequence ATGACAGCCATGAGTTCCGGGGCGACTCCCGCAGCACCCGAGCGGCGGAGCGCGACCCTGATTTTCAATGCGGGGGCGGGCGGCAGTGAGCACTGCACGCCGGACGATCTGGTGGCGGCGCTGGAGGGGATCGGGTTCTCGCCGGTGTACCGCAGTACGGGTTGCGAGGATGACCTGGACGCGGCGCTCGCGGACGTGCGGGGCGCGGTGTTCGTGGCGGGCGGTGACGGGACGGTGCGGGCCGTGGCGGTGCGTCTTGCGGGGCGTGAGGGCGTGACGCTGGGCGTGATTCCCATGGGCACGGCGAACAACGTGGCCCGGACGCTGGGCGTGCAGGGCGAACCGCTGGACGTGATTGCCGGGTACGCGGGGGCGGGCGTGCGGCCGTTCGATCTGGGGCGCGTGACGGCCCCGTGGGGCGAGGATCTGTTCCTGGAGGCGTGCGGGTGCGGGGCGTTCGCGGACGTGCTGGCCGAGTACGATCCGGAGGGCGGCAAGAGTCCGTTGCGGGCGGTGCAGGCGCTCACGGCGACCCTGACGGAGTTCGATCCGCCGCCCGTGGCGTTGTGCGTGGATGGCGTGCCAGAGCCAGAGGTGCCGCTGGCGCTGCTGGAGGTCATGAACACGAACGCGACCGGGCCGAGGCTGCGGCTGGCGACGCACGCCGATCCGGGCGACGGCCGGCTGGACGTGGTGCGGATCGATGCGGGCGCGCGGGAGGGGCTGCTGGCGTACCTGGCGGCGCTGGCGCGTGATGAGTTCACGGACCTTGAGAGCGTACAGGTGGACCGGGCAGGCGTGGTCGAGATTCCGTACGTGGGGCAGGCATTCCACGTGGATGCGGAGGTGCGGCCGCCGGTGCAGGGCGCGTCGGGCCGGGTGCGGATCGAGGTGTGGGCGGGGGCGCTGTCCGTGCTGGTGCCCGGAGCGGGCGCGTGA
- a CDS encoding PHP-associated domain-containing protein has protein sequence MRMDLHLHTEVSHDCRTPLRAIPDWMLRTNTRVIAVTDHDQQRGGPELQEMVRDLGLDDRLSVIAGEEVTTSEGELIGLFLSERIPPQLSPEDTVRAIREQGGLVLLQHGFDPLKRYRLRPEATERIAHEVDIVETFNSRLSRPHWNRVAATWAQERGLPMSGGSDAHTLRDIGEAWVETPFRRIETPQQLLDALREGTVGGQWTHPVYAYGRKQWRVLNGRLRRDGPPR, from the coding sequence ATGCGGATGGACCTGCACCTGCACACGGAAGTCAGTCATGACTGCCGCACGCCGCTGCGGGCCATTCCGGACTGGATGCTGCGAACAAACACGCGCGTGATTGCCGTGACGGATCACGACCAGCAGCGCGGCGGCCCGGAGTTGCAGGAAATGGTGCGGGACCTGGGATTGGATGACCGCCTGAGCGTCATCGCGGGTGAGGAGGTCACGACCAGCGAGGGCGAGTTGATCGGGTTGTTCCTCTCGGAGCGCATACCGCCGCAGCTGTCCCCGGAGGACACGGTGCGCGCCATTCGCGAGCAGGGCGGGCTGGTGCTGCTGCAACATGGCTTCGATCCGCTCAAACGGTACCGCCTGCGGCCCGAGGCGACCGAGCGGATCGCGCATGAGGTGGATATCGTCGAGACGTTCAACTCGCGCCTGTCCCGTCCGCACTGGAACCGCGTGGCAGCCACCTGGGCGCAGGAGCGGGGGCTGCCCATGTCGGGCGGCAGTGACGCGCACACCCTGCGGGACATCGGGGAAGCGTGGGTGGAAACCCCGTTCCGCCGCATCGAAACGCCCCAGCAGTTGCTGGACGCCCTGCGGGAGGGCACGGTAGGCGGGCAGTGGACCCACCCGGTGTACGCGTACGGACGCAAGCAGTGGCGGGTGCTGAATGGCCGCCTGCGCCGCGACGGGCCGCCCCGCTGA
- a CDS encoding LAGLIDADG family homing endonuclease, which produces MTTLSAQPLTNFDDNAHHIARRQYLQSGDGDLSGMFRRIATWVAGAETESTRDHWAQKYYDLMAEKKFCPGGRVLAGAGTSHGNVLNCFVQGATEHDPSTFEGVMEVARKLALVTKVGGGNGVNLDVYTPRAQGSRPDAGVRGWAYMSAAHPDVTDFIEGLMRPPTQPDGDKQPVAVRNWTRVVYGQVINPELVALARANGVAVVKAMPEGVQAVPDDMGGIIDAARKIADDGKLGLEPRIDLSSMRPEGAPIKGSGGTSSGPVSFLLEIFDNFLEWANLGAEQSGPINTLRFVYAPVLRVVRQGGTRRGAGMATISIEHPDVLDFLTAKDLDREAAEGDISTFNISILVTEKFWDALQRDALWHVGVQDVPGKYALHPQAEPYTGTLPTLPDRPEDGARGVPTYTTASNGKIDPTDTRPGIPARWLWDQIAQHAWSTGEPGLIFVDRINQYSALKNLGKRYEIRSTNPCVTADTWVSTAMGARQVQHLIGKDFCATVNGETFDARGGFWLTGVKPVLKVTTRRGYELRLTDNHQLLKVVRQTRDTQETQWVETGTLNAGDRIMLNDHRDVTPWAGAGNRSEGWLLGSLIGDGTFITDKARPMAALGFWGEERHALADAAQGALSRMGAVKKLWRSDDEQRARIRLNSEALAELAAKYGVTHGHKTLTDQIEQGGFEFYRGVLQGLFDADGSVQGTQAKGVSVRLAQSDLTLLKRAQRMLARLGILSSLHTERRPAGTHTLPDGKGGAAQYAIQAQHELIVSGSNLHTFAQLVNFRDARKAAQLNDRLAAYTRDLNRERFSDEIVSIQPDGEEAVYDVTVEGVHAFDANGILAHNCGEIPLTVGEPCDLGAINLAAYVRDSRFDETAFRADVRTTVRFLDDVLDVNVFALEDNRVASSELRRLGLGVMGLADALIKLGLRYDSDTGRRVIYDIMSALREEAIAESENLGQERGVYPVYERHADKVPHAPRRNVAVLTVAPTGTTSMLMGVSSGIEPVFSPFIWRKIGSEYRALLAPLFVELLETYPAPDGMQDPHGNWNWDKVTEAVSENHGSVVGLPFIPDALQQVFVCAHDIKPVDHVRMQGVVQCAFDAEGFAANSLSKTINLPNNATVQDVQDAYSEAYRTGCKGITVYRDGSRQFQVLSTSKKKDKTEEPAASTETTAEATPAPTPIAATPAPVAAPAAAQATQPAPRAVYQRPTRLSGITDMIKLTDPTSGHRRSFLVTVNHLDRKPVEVMVISGRAGDEANADSEALGRVVSIALQHGVPAQAIIKTLRGINGGLYGSYNGRLVGSKADLIAVALETFQKDMEAAQLPPLAGGSTDAPAPTSAAPSGVSVESMDGMSRDRCPVCEERAVIREEGCLKCQACGYSKCG; this is translated from the coding sequence GTGACCACCCTCAGCGCCCAGCCCCTGACCAACTTCGACGACAACGCCCACCACATCGCCCGGCGGCAGTACCTGCAGAGCGGTGACGGCGACCTGAGCGGCATGTTCCGCCGCATCGCCACCTGGGTCGCCGGGGCCGAAACCGAGAGCACGCGGGACCACTGGGCGCAGAAGTACTACGACCTGATGGCCGAGAAGAAATTCTGCCCCGGCGGCCGCGTCCTGGCCGGGGCCGGAACCTCGCACGGCAACGTCCTGAACTGCTTCGTGCAGGGCGCCACCGAACACGACCCCAGCACCTTCGAGGGCGTCATGGAAGTCGCCAGGAAACTCGCTCTGGTCACCAAGGTCGGCGGCGGGAACGGCGTGAACCTCGACGTGTACACCCCCCGCGCGCAGGGCAGCCGCCCCGACGCCGGCGTGCGCGGCTGGGCGTACATGAGCGCCGCCCACCCCGACGTGACCGACTTCATCGAGGGCCTCATGCGGCCCCCCACGCAACCCGACGGTGACAAGCAACCCGTCGCCGTGCGCAACTGGACGCGCGTGGTGTACGGACAGGTCATCAACCCCGAACTGGTCGCCCTGGCCCGCGCCAACGGCGTCGCCGTCGTGAAAGCCATGCCTGAAGGCGTGCAGGCCGTCCCGGACGACATGGGCGGCATCATCGACGCGGCCCGCAAGATCGCCGACGACGGCAAACTCGGCCTGGAACCCCGCATCGACCTGAGCAGCATGCGACCCGAAGGTGCGCCCATCAAGGGCTCGGGCGGCACCAGCAGCGGCCCCGTCAGCTTCCTGCTCGAAATCTTCGACAACTTCCTGGAATGGGCCAACCTCGGCGCGGAACAGAGCGGCCCCATCAACACCCTGCGCTTCGTGTACGCCCCCGTCCTGCGCGTCGTCCGTCAGGGCGGCACCCGGCGCGGCGCGGGCATGGCCACCATCAGCATCGAGCACCCGGACGTCCTGGACTTCCTGACCGCCAAGGACCTCGACCGCGAGGCCGCCGAGGGTGACATCAGCACCTTCAACATCAGCATCCTCGTCACCGAGAAATTCTGGGACGCCCTGCAACGCGACGCCCTCTGGCACGTCGGCGTGCAGGACGTGCCCGGCAAGTACGCCCTGCACCCCCAGGCAGAACCCTACACCGGCACGCTCCCCACTCTCCCCGACCGCCCGGAAGACGGCGCGCGCGGCGTGCCCACGTACACCACCGCCAGCAACGGCAAGATCGACCCGACCGACACCCGCCCCGGCATCCCCGCCCGGTGGCTGTGGGACCAGATCGCCCAGCACGCCTGGAGCACCGGCGAGCCGGGGCTGATCTTCGTGGACCGCATCAACCAGTACAGCGCCCTGAAGAACCTCGGCAAACGCTACGAGATCCGCTCCACCAACCCCTGCGTGACGGCCGACACGTGGGTCAGCACGGCCATGGGCGCGCGGCAGGTGCAGCACCTGATCGGCAAGGACTTCTGCGCCACGGTCAACGGCGAGACCTTCGACGCGCGGGGCGGCTTCTGGCTGACGGGCGTGAAACCCGTCCTGAAAGTCACCACCCGGCGCGGGTACGAACTGCGCCTGACGGACAACCACCAGCTGCTGAAAGTCGTGCGGCAGACCCGGGACACCCAGGAAACGCAGTGGGTGGAAACCGGCACCCTGAACGCCGGAGACCGCATCATGCTCAACGACCACCGCGACGTGACCCCCTGGGCCGGGGCCGGTAACCGCAGCGAGGGCTGGCTGCTGGGCAGCCTGATCGGCGACGGCACGTTCATCACGGACAAGGCCCGCCCGATGGCCGCGCTGGGCTTCTGGGGCGAGGAACGCCACGCCCTGGCCGACGCCGCACAGGGCGCCCTGAGCCGCATGGGCGCCGTCAAGAAACTCTGGCGCAGCGACGACGAACAGCGCGCCCGCATCCGCCTGAACAGCGAGGCGCTGGCAGAACTGGCCGCGAAGTACGGCGTCACGCACGGGCACAAGACCCTGACCGACCAGATCGAACAGGGCGGCTTCGAGTTCTACCGGGGCGTGCTGCAGGGCCTGTTCGACGCAGACGGCAGCGTGCAGGGCACCCAGGCCAAGGGCGTCAGCGTGCGCCTCGCGCAGTCCGACCTGACCCTCCTGAAACGCGCCCAGCGCATGCTGGCCCGCCTGGGCATCCTGAGCAGCCTCCACACCGAACGCCGTCCCGCCGGAACGCACACCCTGCCCGACGGGAAAGGCGGCGCCGCCCAGTACGCCATCCAGGCGCAGCACGAACTGATCGTCAGCGGCAGCAACCTGCACACCTTCGCGCAACTGGTGAACTTCCGGGACGCCCGCAAGGCCGCCCAGCTGAACGACCGACTGGCCGCGTACACCCGCGACCTGAACCGCGAACGCTTCAGCGACGAGATCGTCAGCATCCAGCCCGACGGTGAAGAAGCCGTGTACGACGTCACCGTGGAAGGCGTTCACGCCTTCGACGCGAACGGCATCCTGGCCCACAACTGCGGCGAGATCCCCCTGACCGTCGGTGAGCCCTGCGACCTGGGCGCCATCAACCTCGCCGCGTACGTCAGGGACAGCCGCTTCGACGAGACCGCCTTCCGCGCCGACGTGCGCACCACCGTCCGCTTCCTGGACGACGTGCTGGACGTGAACGTGTTCGCCCTGGAAGACAACCGCGTGGCCAGTAGCGAGTTGCGCCGCCTGGGCCTGGGCGTCATGGGCCTCGCGGACGCCCTGATCAAACTGGGCCTGCGGTACGACAGCGACACCGGCCGCCGCGTCATCTACGACATCATGAGCGCCCTGCGGGAAGAAGCCATCGCCGAGAGCGAGAACCTCGGGCAGGAACGCGGCGTGTACCCCGTGTACGAACGCCACGCCGACAAGGTCCCCCACGCCCCCCGCCGCAACGTCGCCGTGCTGACCGTCGCGCCCACCGGCACCACCAGCATGCTCATGGGCGTCTCCTCCGGCATCGAACCCGTGTTCAGCCCGTTCATCTGGCGCAAGATCGGCAGCGAATACCGCGCCCTCCTCGCCCCGCTGTTCGTCGAACTGCTCGAAACGTACCCCGCACCCGACGGCATGCAGGACCCCCACGGCAACTGGAACTGGGACAAGGTCACCGAGGCCGTCAGCGAGAACCACGGCAGCGTCGTCGGCCTGCCCTTCATCCCCGACGCGCTCCAGCAGGTGTTCGTCTGCGCGCACGACATCAAACCCGTCGATCACGTCCGCATGCAGGGCGTCGTGCAGTGCGCCTTCGACGCCGAAGGGTTCGCCGCGAACAGCCTCAGCAAGACCATCAACCTCCCCAACAACGCCACCGTCCAGGACGTGCAGGACGCCTACAGCGAGGCGTACCGCACCGGCTGCAAGGGCATCACCGTGTACCGCGACGGTTCCAGGCAGTTCCAGGTCCTGAGCACCAGCAAGAAAAAAGACAAGACCGAAGAACCCGCCGCCAGCACCGAAACGACCGCTGAAGCCACCCCCGCACCCACCCCGATTGCCGCCACGCCCGCCCCGGTCGCCGCTCCCGCCGCCGCGCAGGCCACCCAGCCCGCCCCCCGCGCCGTGTACCAGCGCCCCACCCGCCTCAGCGGCATCACCGACATGATCAAACTCACGGACCCCACCAGCGGCCACCGCCGCAGCTTCCTCGTCACGGTCAACCACCTCGACCGCAAACCCGTCGAGGTCATGGTCATCAGCGGCCGCGCCGGCGACGAAGCCAACGCCGACAGCGAAGCCCTCGGCCGCGTCGTCAGCATCGCCCTGCAACACGGCGTGCCCGCCCAGGCCATCATCAAAACCCTGCGCGGCATCAACGGCGGCCTGTACGGCAGCTACAACGGCCGCCTGGTGGGCAGCAAGGCCGACCTGATCGCCGTCGCCCTCGAAACCTTCCAGAAAGACATGGAAGCCGCCCAGCTCCCCCCCCTCGCCGGAGGCAGCACCGACGCCCCCGCACCCACCAGCGCCGCGCCCAGCGGCGTCAGCGTGGAAAGCATGGACGGCATGAGCCGCGACCGCTGCCCCGTCTGCGAGGAACGCGCCGTGATCCGCGAGGAAGGCTGCCTGAAATGCCAAGCCTGCGGCTACAGCAAATGCGGGTGA
- a CDS encoding prepilin-type N-terminal cleavage/methylation domain-containing protein gives MKNNTQGFTLIELLIVIAIIGILAAVLIPNLLSARTKANESAAQSFIRNTITAVETNRDSVTGKITDGGYGTGADATAKAATSAALKSATQPCQTAQGKKAADLPAGVTSCTITVGAADDYTIGLVMDSGSEFAYDGSKVSKTK, from the coding sequence ATGAAAAACAACACCCAGGGTTTCACCCTCATTGAGCTGCTCATCGTCATCGCCATTATCGGTATCCTCGCCGCTGTCCTGATTCCCAACCTGCTCAGCGCCCGCACCAAGGCTAACGAGAGCGCCGCCCAGAGCTTCATCCGCAACACCATCACTGCAGTGGAAACCAACCGCGACAGCGTGACCGGCAAGATCACAGACGGTGGTTACGGTACGGGCGCCGATGCTACAGCGAAAGCTGCTACTTCTGCCGCTCTCAAATCCGCCACGCAGCCCTGCCAAACCGCACAGGGTAAGAAAGCAGCAGACCTCCCGGCCGGCGTGACCAGCTGCACGATTACGGTTGGCGCTGCCGACGATTACACCATCGGGCTTGTCATGGACAGTGGCAGTGAGTTCGCTTACGATGGCTCTAAGGTCAGCAAAACCAAGTAA